The DNA segment AAGCGGCGGGCCGGCATCGGCTCGCCGTCGGCGTTCACGGACAGCTCCTCGCCGGCCTCGACGAGGAGCGACGGGACCTTGCGGTAGGTCACGCGCGGGTGGTCGACGTGCCGCCCCGCGCGGATCTGCGGGGCGATGCGCGCGAACTCCAGGTGCCCCATCTCCTCGATGATGCACACGTCGAGCAGCCGGTCGTCCATCTCCGCCTCGGCGGTGAGATGGATGCCGCCGCCCGTCCGCCGCGCGTTGCCCACCGCGAAGACCAGGAACTCGCCGTCGTGCAGCGTCTCGCCCGCGGCGGTGAAGCGCGCGCGGGAGGCCGCCAGCCGCGCGAACTTGCGCACGCCGGTGATCACGTAGGCGATCGGGCCCAGCACGCTCTTCAGCGTCTCCGACGAATCGTCCGTCGCCTCCGCCCCAAAGCCGCCGGTGGAGACGTTCAGGAAGCAGCGCCCGTTCACCGTCGGCACGTCCACGTCGAACGGCACGCCGGCGACGGCCACCGCCAGCGCCGCCTCCGCGTCGTCGGTGGGAATGCCGAGCCCGGCCGCCAGGTCGTTCGCCGTCCCCATCGGCAGGATGGCGAGGCGGGGGGCGGAGGCGGCGTCCGCGCCGGAGCCGATCACCAGCCCGTTCACCACCTCGTTCACCGTCCCGTCGCCGCCGGCCGCGACCACGAGCTCGGCGCCCGCCTCGGCCGCGTCGCGCGCGAACCGCGCCGCATCTCCCTGCTCGAAGGTGACGCGCGCGTCGACCTGGTGGCCGGCCGCGCGCAACTTCTCCACGCCCGCGCGCACCTCCTCCACCGAGCCCGGCTTGACGATCAGAACGATGCGCACGACTACGCCTCCGCGAGGTGGGTCGGGGAGCGGGGTGACGATCGCAACCGGGCCCGCGAAAGGTCGGTGGCGACGATTGATACGCGAACAATGCGACTGAACTCGCGGCTACAACTACACACAGTCCGCCTTCGCGGACTCCGCATCCGCGCAGGGGCAACATCCTCGCCAGCGGCATCCCCCCGGGGCGGGGCCGGCCGCGCGCACGCGGGCGGCCTTCGCACGCGAAGCAGCCGCGAGCGAAGCGAGCCCAGGTCCCTCCCCCAGGTTGGTTTTGGGGGAGGGACAGGCGCGAAGCGCCAGGGAGAGGGCCTCGCGAGGACGGCGGACGCGCCGCCTCTCCACCCCACCTTCCTCCCCACTTCTCCCCACCGCCATCTCCGTGAGATCGAAAACGCAGAGTTCACGCGGCCCCGCGCGCGCGTAGGACCGGTTTCCGCTTCGGCTTATCTTCGCCTTGACGCGCCGGAAACGCGCGTTACCTTGGGACTTGGTGGGAAGGAGTGGGAGATTGTGGGGGATTCGGGAGCACCGGACCATCCGGGAGATGGATGCGCGGCTACCTGGGCAGCTTCCAGCACCAGATCGACGAGAAGGGCCGGCTCAGCCTTCCCGCGCAGTTCCGGCGGGAGAGCGGCGACGAGGCCCTGGTGCTGGTGCATGCCTTTCCCGAGTCGCTCACCCTCTATCCCCAGTCCACGTGGGCCACGGTGGAGGAACGCCTGCGGGAGATGATGCGCTCGTCACCCGAGGCCCGTACCTACGTGCTGCGGGTGACGGCCAACGCGGTCGAGGTGGCGCCCGACAAGCAGGGGCGCATCCTCGTTCCCCAGCGGATGCAGGACGCGGTGGGGATCACCGGGCCCACGCTGGTGGTCGGCGCGCTCGACAAGATCGAGCTGTGGAACCCCGACCGCTTCGCGCAGGCCACCGCCGAGCCCGCGGCCGAAGTCCAGAGCTTCTCGCACAAGATCTTCGCCTGACCCCGACGACCCGCACCGTGGAGGCACGATGATGCACGCCACGCCCCGCGCCGAGCCGCAGCGCGCCGCGCCCCGCCCCGTGCCCTGCGGGCTCGACCGGCACACGGGTCCGTTCGAGGCCATCCCCGAGCTGGACGGGTGGCTGGGCGCCGACTGGTGCGTCTGCCGGGCCTGCCGCAGCACGCTGACCACCTGGACCGCACTCCGGCAGCGCAGCGCGGCATGAGCGGCTACGCCTCCGCCTATCACGCGCCGGTGATGGTGGAGGAGGTGATGGAGATGCTGCGCCCCGAGCGCGGCGGGGTGTACCTGGACGGGACCCTCGGCGGCGGCGGGCACGCCGAGGCGCTGCTGGAGCGGGGATCGGATGCGCGCCTGATCGGCGTCGACCGCGATCCCGACGCGCTGGCGGAGGCGGGACGGAGGCTGGAGCGGTTCGGGGACCGGGTCCGATTGGTGAGATCGCCCTTCGCCGACGCGGTCGAGGCGGCGGGGATCGGCGAGGGGGCGCTGGACGGGGTGCTGCTGGATCTGGGGATCTCGTCGCACCAGATCGACGAGGCCTCGCGCGGGTTCACCTTCCGCCCCGGCGCGCCGCTGGACATGCGGATGGCGGGCGCGGGTGCCGGCGAGCCGAGCGCGGCGGACCTGCTGAACGAGATGGAAGAGGCCGGCCTGGCCGGCATGTTCTGGAAGTACGGCGAGGAGCGGCGTTCACGAATGCTGGCGCGGGTGGTGGGAGAGATGCGCGCACGGAAGCCGTTCGAGACGAGCGACGACCTGCTGGAGGCCATCGGCCGGGCCATGCCGCGCAGCGACGCGGCGGACCGCGCCCGCATCTTCCAGGCGCTGCGCATCGCGGTGAACGGCGAGATCGAGCAGCTGGAGACGGCGCTGGTGAAGTTCCGCGACACGCTCGCCCCCGGCGGAGTGTTCGCGATCCTCAGCTACCATTCGCTCGAGGACCGGCTGGTGAAGAATGCCTTCCGTGACTGGAGCCGTGCGTGCACTTGTCCGCCTGGATTGCCGGTGTGCCAGTGCGGCGGTGTGCCTCGGGGGGAGACTCTGGCACGGAAGGCCATCACCGCACGCCCGGAAGAAATCGAGCGGAACGTGCGCGCCCGGAGCGCGCGGCTCCGTGCCTGGAGGCACGCGTGAGCCGCCGCCCGGCCGCGCCGCTGCCGTACGAGGCGCCCCGCGCCGGCGCCGAGGCCCGCCGCGAGCGGCGCCGCCGGCGCGCGGGGTGGGTCGCGTACGCGGTGATCCTGGTGGCCGCCCTCTCCACCGTGGTCTGGCGGCAGACGGTCGGAGTCGAGCGCTTCCGCGAGCTGCAGCGGCTGCACGACGACGTGCGCCTGGCCCGCGCCGAGCGCGACGAGGCCGCCACGCGCGTACTCGAGCTGCAGCGCCGCGAGCGCATCGTGGCCTACGCGCAGCAGCGCTTGGGGCTGCACGTGGCGCGCGACGAGGAGATCGTCCTCCTGCGCGTGCCCGCCGGCGCCGCGCCGCGGGGCGATTCGGGCGCGGAGGCGCGGCCGTGAGCGCGCCGCATCGCCGTCCCGCCCCTTCGTCGTCCCCGGCGACGGCCGACGACGGCGTGACGCGCCGCCGGCGGATCTGGCTGATGGGCTCCGTCGGGCTGGCCGCGGTGCTGATCGTCGGCCGCGCGGTGCAGCTGCAGGGGTTCGAGGGCGACCGCTGGCGCGCCGAGGCCGAGAAGCAGCAGCAGACGCGCGTTCCCGTCCCCGCGCGCCGAGGCGCCATCTACGACCGCGACGGGGTGGCGCTGGCGCTGACCCGCGAGACCTTCGCCGTCTCCATCGCGCCGCAGGAGATCCGCGAGCGTGCGGCCGTCGTCGACCGTCTCGTGCACGGCCTCGGCCTTTCCCGCGCCGCCGCCCGCCGGGTGACGGATCCCCGCGAGCGCTGGGTGGTGATCCCCGGACGTTTTACCGTGGAGCAGCAGCGCGGATTGGCGGAGATGCGCGGCGTCTACGTGGAGCGGAAGCTGGAGCGCTTCTATCCGCAGGGGGATGTCGGACGCGAGGTCCTCGGCGTCGTCAGCGGCGACGGGCGCGCGATGGGGGGGATCGAGCAGGCGATGGACTCGCTGCTGCGCGGCGCCGACGGCTTCTCCGTCCTCCGCCGCGACGCGCGGGGGCGGAAGGAGGCCGCGCCCTCGCTCCCCGCCGTGGCCCCGCGCGACGGCAGCGACGTGGTGCTCACCCTCGACTTCGACCTGCAGGAGATCGCGGCCGAGGCGCTCGACGAGCAGATCCGCGTCACCCGCGCGATGGGCGGCGACATCCTGCTGACCGATCCCCGCACGGGCGAGATCCTGGCCGCCGTCTCCCGCCGCGCCGCGTCGCGCGACCTGAGCGCGTTCATCGAGCCGTACGAGCCGGGGTCGATCGCCAAGCCCTTCTTCGTCGCCTCTCTCCTCGCCGAGCACCGCGCCGCGCTGACGGACCGCGTGTTCGCCGAGAACGGCTCGTGGACGATGACCAACGGGCGCACGGTGACCGACGTGCACGCGTACGAGTGGCTGACGCTGCGCGACGGGCTGCGCGTCTCCAGCAACGTGGTGATGGCCAAGCTGTCGGAGCGGATCCCCGCGCCCCAGCAGTTCGCGTATCTGCGGGACTTCGGCTTCGGGACACAGACGGGGGTGGAGTATCCGGTCGAGTCTTCGGGGCGTCTGCCGCGCCCGGACCGCTGGTCGCCCTTCACCCCCGCCTCGCTGGCGATGGGCTACGAGATGTCGGTGACCCCGCTGCAGATGGCGATGGCCTACGGCGCGCTGGCCAACGGCGGCGTGCTGATGGAGCCCCGCCTCCTGCGCGAGGTGCGCGGGGCCGACGGGAAGACGCTGGAGCGCCGCGAGCCCCGCCGCGTCCGCCGCGTGATCCCGGTGGAGATCGCCGCCGCGCTGCGCGACGTGCTCGTCGAAGTCGTCGAAGACGGGACCGCGACGCGCGCCGCGCTCTCGACCTTCGAGGTGGCGGGGAAGACGGGGACGTCGCGGCGGACGGGGGCGAACGGGAGATACGAGGCGGGGGCGTACAACTCGTCGTTCGTCGGCTTCTTCCCCGCCCGCGCGCCGCAGCTGGTGATCTACGTGAAGCTCGACCGGCCGCAGGGCGACTACTACGGCGGCCTGACCGCCGCGCCGGTGACGCGCGCCACGCTGCAGGCCATCCTCGCCGCGCGCTCGCCCTCGCTCGACCGCCGCGCGCTGCTGGCGATGCGGACGCAGGCGCCCGAGCCCGTCACGACGAATCAGCCCGCGGCGGAGGACGACGCACCGGGGGGGATGGGGAACGCGGGGACGTACGTCTTCCTCTCCAACCAGCTTCCGCCCGCGCCGCGCGAGGACCGCTCGCCCCTCCCCGTCCCCGAGCTGGTGGGGCTGCCGATGCGCGACGCCGCGCGGCGGCTGCACGCCCTGGGCTTCCGCGTCCGCGTGCGGGGGATGGGATCGGTGAAGGAGACGCTCCCCGCGGCCGGCGCGACGGCGATGCGCGGCGATACGCTCACCCTCGTCGGCGCGGGGCTCTGATGGCGCTGACCGCGCGGGTGAACCTGGGGCAGATCGCCGAGCGGCTGCGGGCCGAGGGGCTGGTGAAGGGCGAGCGCGGGCTGGCCGAGCGCGCCGCCGCCCGCCCCGTGCCCGAGGCGTGGACGGATTCGCGCAAGGTCAAGTCGGGCCACCTCTTCTGCGCCATCAAGGGGACGGAGGGAGACGGGCACCGCTTCCTCCACGACGTCTCCGCGCGCGGCGCGGCGGGCGCGACGGTGGAGCGGCGCGACCACATGATCGGGCTGCCGCAGATCGAGGTCACCGACGGGCGCCTGGCCGCCGCGTACGCCGCCGCCGCCGTCTACGGCGACCCGTGGAACGAGCTGACGCTGGTCGGGATCACGGGAACGAACGGGAAGACGACGAGCGCCGCCATCCTCCGCCACCTCCTCGGCCGGCGGGGACCGGCGGGGTCGATCGGGACGCTGGGCGCGGTGGACCACGAGGGGAAGGTGATCCCG comes from the Longimicrobium sp. genome and includes:
- a CDS encoding YegS/Rv2252/BmrU family lipid kinase; this encodes MRIVLIVKPGSVEEVRAGVEKLRAAGHQVDARVTFEQGDAARFARDAAEAGAELVVAAGGDGTVNEVVNGLVIGSGADAASAPRLAILPMGTANDLAAGLGIPTDDAEAALAVAVAGVPFDVDVPTVNGRCFLNVSTGGFGAEATDDSSETLKSVLGPIAYVITGVRKFARLAASRARFTAAGETLHDGEFLVFAVGNARRTGGGIHLTAEAEMDDRLLDVCIIEEMGHLEFARIAPQIRAGRHVDHPRVTYRKVPSLLVEAGEELSVNADGEPMPARRFEYAFAPGRLTLMVPEPHPSRGS
- a CDS encoding penicillin-binding transpeptidase domain-containing protein gives rise to the protein MSAPHRRPAPSSSPATADDGVTRRRRIWLMGSVGLAAVLIVGRAVQLQGFEGDRWRAEAEKQQQTRVPVPARRGAIYDRDGVALALTRETFAVSIAPQEIRERAAVVDRLVHGLGLSRAAARRVTDPRERWVVIPGRFTVEQQRGLAEMRGVYVERKLERFYPQGDVGREVLGVVSGDGRAMGGIEQAMDSLLRGADGFSVLRRDARGRKEAAPSLPAVAPRDGSDVVLTLDFDLQEIAAEALDEQIRVTRAMGGDILLTDPRTGEILAAVSRRAASRDLSAFIEPYEPGSIAKPFFVASLLAEHRAALTDRVFAENGSWTMTNGRTVTDVHAYEWLTLRDGLRVSSNVVMAKLSERIPAPQQFAYLRDFGFGTQTGVEYPVESSGRLPRPDRWSPFTPASLAMGYEMSVTPLQMAMAYGALANGGVLMEPRLLREVRGADGKTLERREPRRVRRVIPVEIAAALRDVLVEVVEDGTATRAALSTFEVAGKTGTSRRTGANGRYEAGAYNSSFVGFFPARAPQLVIYVKLDRPQGDYYGGLTAAPVTRATLQAILAARSPSLDRRALLAMRTQAPEPVTTNQPAAEDDAPGGMGNAGTYVFLSNQLPPAPREDRSPLPVPELVGLPMRDAARRLHALGFRVRVRGMGSVKETLPAAGATAMRGDTLTLVGAGL
- a CDS encoding division/cell wall cluster transcriptional repressor MraZ — translated: MRGYLGSFQHQIDEKGRLSLPAQFRRESGDEALVLVHAFPESLTLYPQSTWATVEERLREMMRSSPEARTYVLRVTANAVEVAPDKQGRILVPQRMQDAVGITGPTLVVGALDKIELWNPDRFAQATAEPAAEVQSFSHKIFA
- the rsmH gene encoding 16S rRNA (cytosine(1402)-N(4))-methyltransferase RsmH; translated protein: MSGYASAYHAPVMVEEVMEMLRPERGGVYLDGTLGGGGHAEALLERGSDARLIGVDRDPDALAEAGRRLERFGDRVRLVRSPFADAVEAAGIGEGALDGVLLDLGISSHQIDEASRGFTFRPGAPLDMRMAGAGAGEPSAADLLNEMEEAGLAGMFWKYGEERRSRMLARVVGEMRARKPFETSDDLLEAIGRAMPRSDAADRARIFQALRIAVNGEIEQLETALVKFRDTLAPGGVFAILSYHSLEDRLVKNAFRDWSRACTCPPGLPVCQCGGVPRGETLARKAITARPEEIERNVRARSARLRAWRHA